The Mycolicibacterium parafortuitum nucleotide sequence GGGATGCGGCAGTTCTCGAAGTACAGCTCGGTGGTCGGTGAGCCCTTGATCCCGAGCTTGCGCTCCTTGGGTCCGATGGTGAAGCCCTCGTCGTCGATATGGACCATGAACGCTGAGATCCCGTTGGCGCCCTTGTCGGGATCGGTCACGGCCATCACGGTGTACCAGGACGACTTGCCGCCGTTGGTGATCCAGCACTTGGCGCCGTTGAGGATCCAGTCGTCGCCGTCGGCCTTGGCGCGGGTGCGCATGGCGGCGGCGTCGCTGCCCGCTTCGCGCTCGGACAGCGCGTAGGACGCCATCGCCTCACCGGAGGCGATGGACGGGAGCACTTTCTGCTTGAGCTCGTCGGAGCCGCGCAGGATCAGGCCCATCGTGCCGAGCTTGTTGACCGCAGGGATCAGCGACGCGGACGCGTCGACGCGCGCGACCTCCTCGATGACGATGCACGCGGCGACCGAGTCGGCGCCCTGGCCGTCGAACTCCTCGGGGACGTGCACCGCATGGAAGCCGTTGGAGACGAGCGCGTCCAGGGCTTCCTGCGGGAAGCGCGCGTTCTCGTCGACGTCGGCGGCGTGCGGGGCGATCTCTTTCTCGCACAATGCGCGGATCGCCGCGCGCAGTTCCTGATGCTCTTCCGGCAACTGGAAGAGATCAAACGACGGATTCCCGGCCCAACTAGCCATCATCATCTCCTTGCTACTCGTCGGTAACTTTAGCGCGGCACGGGCGAGAAGCGAATTCCGGGCGGGTCACTTCTCAGGGTGCGCTCAGTGCCGGAAACGGTTCGCTCTCAGCCTTCGTGGGTAGTTTCAGCAACATGCAGGTGTACATCGATGGCAAGGCCTTCCGCCGTACCGCGCATTGTGAATGTGGTTGGAACGGTACTCCCCGGTTGACGCGGAGCTCGGCGGTAGTCGACGCGGGCATCCACGCCGCCCAGACCGGCCACATCCAGGCGGCCGCGCCCGTCCAGCACACCGCGCCCGTCGTGGTTTTGCGCGCCTCCTGATTGTCGCGACGGCGCCCCGATAGGGGTTCGCTCGGCAGCGGTGTGACTGAGGTCACGCCGCTGTTTTTATGTCTGCACTTCGCTGATTTGCCCACGGCGTCAATCGGTTAGCCAAGCAACCATGGCGCCACCGGCGACC carries:
- a CDS encoding acyl-CoA dehydrogenase, which gives rise to MASWAGNPSFDLFQLPEEHQELRAAIRALCEKEIAPHAADVDENARFPQEALDALVSNGFHAVHVPEEFDGQGADSVAACIVIEEVARVDASASLIPAVNKLGTMGLILRGSDELKQKVLPSIASGEAMASYALSEREAGSDAAAMRTRAKADGDDWILNGAKCWITNGGKSSWYTVMAVTDPDKGANGISAFMVHIDDEGFTIGPKERKLGIKGSPTTELYFENCRIPGDRIIGEPGTGFKTALATLDHTRPTIGAQAVGIAQGALDAAIEYTKDRKQFGKSISDFQAVQFMLADMAMKVEAARLMVYHAAARAERGEGNLGFISAASKCLASDIAMEVTTDAVQLFGGAGYTVDFPVERMMRDAKITQIYEGTNQIQRVVMSRALLK